The DNA segment GCCGCGCCGAAGAAGGCCGCGGCTCCCCGGAGCGCGGCCCCGCCGAAGAGCGTGATGGGCGAGGGCGACTGGAAATCCGACGAGAAGTACACCGAGAGTCTCCAGGAATGGGGTGCCGGCCACGACGCCGAAGCGCTCGCGCGCCAGGCGGAGTCGGATCTCCCGGAGGACCTTCGGGAGTCCGAGGACCAGGACGTCGCCGATTCGGCCGCGCGCGGGGTGGAGAAGAAGGAAGAAGCCGACGAAGAGTGGTGATCGCTTCGCGCAGCCGCGTCGATCGCGGGACTGAGGAGGCGATGCTTCCGGGGCGGGGCCTGACGCGCGGCCGCTCTCTCGGCCCGGCCGGCGCGGGCGGCGGATAGGGTTACCGGAACGGTGCGCGGCGGCCGGCTCCGGGAGAGACGACCCGCGCGCCACCCGCCGGCGCATCGCCTCGGCGGGCGCCTTCGGCGCGGATCGGTCGCCTTCGCAGCGGGCGTCGGCGACCGAACCGCCGGGCTGAACGTTCTCCCTGGGGGATGTTTCCCCCAAACCCCCTCTGAAGCGCCGAGTACGAGCCGCGCTGGAATCGTGTATTAGTCGAGAGCGGTGCGTGCCGGCCGAACCCGCGTGCGTTCGATTCCGAGCCGGACGAGAGGGGCGGCGACCGGGAGCAGAAGGCGACGCGCGACCGGCGAGAAGAGCGCTTTCCGGAAGATTCCATCCCACGTGAACGGGGCGCGAAACGCGCGCTTCCACGTCTCCCGATGCGCGCGCTCGAGCGCGCCCGGGGTGATCTCGCCGCGGAGAAACGCGTCCGCCGTGCGCGCGGCGACCACCCCGCTCCGAATGGCGGTCGCCTGGCCGTCTCCGGTGAACGGATCCCGGCTCCCGGCCGCATCGCCGATCCCGAGAACGCCGCCGAAAGCGGGGGAGTGGCGCTCGAAGAACACGGCGGGAGTTCCGAGGACTTCCCGGACCGGATGGAGCGGCGCGAGATCGGCGCGGAGACTCGGCTCGGCGTCGACGAGCGCGGCGAGGAACCGCTCCCAGCCGCCGCCGCCTTCCGCCGCCGTTCCGAGCCGGCGGCGGAGCTCCTTCTCGGCGACGACGCCCGCGAAGTTGACGACCCCTCCTTCGACGCGCGACAGGCCGCAATAACCCCCGCGGAAGAAATGGAGGTGGATCCGCCCGGCGAGGTGCGACGAGTCTCCCGCGTCG comes from the Thermoanaerobaculia bacterium genome and includes:
- a CDS encoding NAD(P)/FAD-dependent oxidoreductase is translated as MTSEFDVAIVGAGPAGSSAAIELARAGRSVVLLEKERFPRDKVCGEFLSPEAMDDLARWGVAARLAAEPVETIDRGRFFLAPGRAVEFPLPRPALGVSRRLLDTILAREAESAGAEVRFGCDVERIAGTPAEGFSIASAEERPLKARVVLAAWGRWSPLDRAFGRKFATRTRGRFFGWSRHDAGDSSHLAGRIHLHFFRGGYCGLSRVEGGVVNFAGVVAEKELRRRLGTAAEGGGGWERFLAALVDAEPSLRADLAPLHPVREVLGTPAVFFERHSPAFGGVLGIGDAAGSRDPFTGDGQATAIRSGVVAARTADAFLRGEITPGALERAHRETWKRAFRAPFTWDGIFRKALFSPVARRLLLPVAAPLVRLGIERTRVRPARTALD